From a single Gimesia fumaroli genomic region:
- a CDS encoding DUF1080 domain-containing protein, whose translation MFSFRFCLLCLISASLFHSANLVSAAEKSEEAARLVKVLNSDAGTYDKAMACRRLAAIGDAKSVPAIAKYLGDEKLATYARSALENIPSPAADKALEESLKSVKGDQLVGAINSIGKRKDENATAELAKLLSDKNAKVAIAAAHALGAIGTKPAATTLQAALGKGDAKVQNEVGFACLMCARSLAGKDKQSAIELAEAVRKSDLPENIKLAATQRAIVLQGKAGLDLLTEELKANDLKQFRSALQAARDLGKVSTSTLINAYPSLSDERKALVIAALSLEHDPAALPLVREAATKGSGALQLQAINSLGELEVSLDESAQLQVLGDLFGLLKQNNPEIGGAAESVIVKFSSSQPASQVKTFIETNTRKLVENEALPEQLAGLQLAGECRISSLTPSVLQLVGHSNPEVKQAAIAALGGTTSSADLSKLIGLALKNPGDANTGAALKAACARLPLEETANTLAVAMKGASIEQQQQLLKQLAAIGGETALKTVVKAARSNEDALQNTATDLLGKWVTIDVAPPLLDLAKNLENRKYKIRALRGYIRVARQLNMTPEKRLEVCRNTLANAERNDEKKLVFEVLRRYPTPQAVSYTIELLGDKQLNVPAAATIVSWAERGTPIEDDLLLHALQQVVATTSNNNLKQRAAQQLDRVKAQAKQHEQELGFQSLYDGKSFDGWHGNEEIFRIENGEIVAGSLTEKVERNEFLRSNKEYDDFELKLEFKLLGDKTNAGVQIRTAEIPDHHEVSGYQADLGTGYWGCLYDESRRKKILAGPEKEKRDFPVRMDDWNTYRIRCEGPRIQLWINGVQTVDFTEEDPSIPLKGIIALQIHGNLVNQVHYRNVRLREL comes from the coding sequence ATGTTCTCGTTCAGATTCTGTCTGCTCTGTTTGATTTCCGCCAGCCTGTTTCACTCAGCCAATCTGGTTTCCGCCGCGGAGAAATCAGAAGAAGCCGCCCGTTTGGTCAAAGTTCTGAATTCCGATGCAGGTACGTACGACAAAGCGATGGCCTGTCGTCGTCTGGCAGCGATTGGTGATGCCAAATCGGTTCCCGCGATCGCAAAATATCTGGGCGATGAAAAGTTGGCGACCTATGCTCGCTCGGCTCTGGAAAACATTCCCAGCCCTGCGGCAGACAAGGCACTGGAAGAATCACTCAAATCCGTTAAAGGAGATCAGCTTGTCGGCGCGATCAATTCGATTGGGAAACGCAAAGATGAAAACGCGACGGCAGAACTCGCAAAATTGCTCTCGGATAAAAACGCCAAAGTCGCGATCGCCGCCGCCCATGCACTGGGCGCCATTGGCACAAAACCAGCCGCAACCACATTACAGGCAGCGCTCGGCAAAGGAGATGCGAAAGTACAAAACGAAGTCGGTTTTGCCTGCCTGATGTGTGCGCGATCTCTTGCAGGAAAAGACAAGCAGTCGGCAATCGAATTAGCAGAAGCAGTCAGAAAGTCAGACCTGCCCGAAAATATCAAGTTGGCAGCGACACAACGGGCGATTGTGCTCCAGGGCAAAGCGGGCCTCGACCTGTTAACTGAAGAACTCAAGGCAAATGATCTAAAGCAATTTCGTTCTGCTCTGCAGGCGGCACGCGATCTGGGAAAAGTTTCGACTTCCACATTGATCAACGCTTATCCCAGTCTGTCCGATGAACGAAAAGCGCTCGTCATCGCCGCGTTGAGCCTTGAACACGATCCTGCAGCACTACCACTGGTGCGGGAAGCCGCCACCAAAGGCTCAGGTGCGTTGCAATTACAGGCGATCAATTCACTGGGTGAACTTGAAGTGTCTCTCGATGAAAGTGCCCAGCTCCAGGTGCTCGGCGATCTGTTTGGTCTCTTGAAACAGAACAATCCCGAAATCGGGGGTGCGGCTGAATCGGTGATTGTGAAATTCAGTTCCAGCCAGCCTGCATCCCAGGTCAAAACATTCATCGAAACCAACACACGTAAACTGGTCGAAAATGAAGCACTGCCTGAGCAACTCGCGGGTCTGCAACTGGCGGGCGAATGCCGCATCAGTTCGCTCACGCCATCCGTGCTGCAATTGGTGGGTCACTCCAATCCCGAAGTCAAACAGGCGGCCATTGCCGCACTCGGTGGCACGACATCGTCTGCCGATCTTTCGAAACTGATCGGACTCGCGTTGAAGAATCCCGGTGACGCAAACACCGGTGCCGCTCTCAAAGCCGCCTGTGCACGTTTGCCTTTAGAAGAGACTGCAAATACGCTGGCCGTTGCCATGAAAGGGGCTTCAATCGAACAACAGCAACAGTTGCTGAAACAGCTGGCAGCCATCGGCGGTGAGACGGCGCTCAAGACCGTCGTGAAAGCGGCCCGTTCCAATGAGGACGCACTGCAGAATACGGCCACGGACCTGCTCGGCAAATGGGTCACGATTGACGTCGCGCCGCCGCTCTTGGATCTGGCGAAAAATCTGGAGAACCGTAAATACAAAATCCGTGCGTTGCGTGGATACATCCGCGTGGCGCGCCAGCTCAACATGACACCCGAAAAACGGCTCGAAGTCTGCCGCAATACACTGGCGAATGCCGAGCGGAACGATGAAAAGAAACTCGTGTTCGAAGTGCTGCGTCGCTATCCGACGCCACAAGCGGTGAGTTATACAATTGAACTACTCGGCGACAAACAGCTCAACGTGCCCGCTGCTGCCACCATTGTCTCCTGGGCAGAACGCGGCACGCCCATTGAAGATGACCTGTTGTTACACGCACTGCAGCAGGTGGTTGCTACAACTTCGAATAACAATTTGAAACAGCGAGCTGCACAACAGTTGGATCGTGTGAAAGCACAGGCGAAACAGCATGAACAAGAGCTTGGCTTTCAATCTCTGTATGACGGTAAATCGTTTGACGGCTGGCACGGCAATGAAGAAATCTTCCGCATTGAAAACGGCGAGATCGTTGCCGGCAGTTTGACTGAAAAAGTCGAACGGAATGAGTTTCTGCGTTCGAATAAGGAATACGACGATTTCGAATTGAAGCTCGAATTCAAGTTACTCGGTGATAAAACCAACGCGGGCGTTCAGATTCGCACAGCGGAAATTCCCGATCACCACGAAGTCAGCGGTTACCAGGCGGACCTCGGTACCGGTTACTGGGGCTGCCTGTACGATGAATCACGCCGTAAGAAAATTCTAGCCGGCCCTGAAAAAGAAAAACGGGATTTCCCGGTTCGCATGGATGACTGGAATACCTACCGCATTCGCTGTGAAGGCCCACGGATTCAACTCTGGATCAATGGAGTGCAAACGGTCGACTTCACCGAAGAAGATCCCAGCATTCCACTCAAGGGGATCATCGCACTACAGATTCACGGAAATCTGGTGAATCAGGTGCATTATCGCAATGTGAGGCTGCGAGAGCTGTAA